The following coding sequences lie in one Klebsiella huaxiensis genomic window:
- a CDS encoding ATP-dependent DNA helicase — MIDDFAADGQLASAIAGFKPREPQRQMAFAVASAIEETRPLVVEAGTGTGKTYAYLAPALRANKKVIISTGSKALQDQLYSRDLPTVAKALKFAGKLALLKGRSNYLCLERLEQQVLAGGDLPVQTLSDVILLRSWSNQTVDGDISTCVSVAEDSQAWPLVTSTNDNCLGSDCPLYKDCFVVKARKKAMDADVVVVNHHLFLADMVVKESGFGELIPEAEVMIFDEAHQLPDIASQYFGQSLSSRQLLDLAKDITIAYRTELKDTQQLQKCADRLAQSAQDFRLQLGEPGYRGNLRELLADSNIQRALLLLDDALELCYDVAKLSLGRSALLDAAFERATLYRGRLKRLKDTNQPGYSYWYECNSRHFTLALTPLTVADKFKEVMVQKPGSWIFTSATLSVNDDLHHFTDRLGIGEAQTLLLPSPFDYAHQALLCVPRNLPLPNQPGAARHLAAMLKPLIEANDGRCFMLCTSHAMMRDLAEQFRATMTLPVLLQGETSKGQLLQQFVSAGNALLVATSSFWEGVDVRGDALSLVIIDKLPFTSPDDPLLKARMEDCRLRGGDPFDEVQLPDAVITLKQGVGRLIRDIDDRGVLVICDNRLVMRPYGATFLASLPPAPRTRDIRRAVRFLAVPPAR; from the coding sequence GTGATCGACGATTTTGCAGCAGACGGCCAGTTGGCCAGCGCGATTGCGGGATTCAAACCACGCGAGCCGCAGCGCCAGATGGCTTTCGCCGTCGCCAGCGCGATTGAAGAAACCCGTCCGCTGGTTGTTGAAGCGGGAACAGGAACCGGGAAAACTTACGCGTACCTGGCGCCAGCGCTGCGCGCAAATAAAAAAGTCATCATCTCCACCGGCTCGAAAGCGTTGCAGGATCAGCTCTATAGTCGGGACTTGCCTACCGTTGCCAAAGCGCTGAAGTTCGCCGGGAAGCTGGCCTTGCTGAAAGGGCGCTCGAACTACCTCTGCCTTGAGCGTCTTGAACAACAAGTGCTTGCCGGGGGCGACCTGCCGGTGCAAACCCTCAGCGACGTCATTCTGCTGCGATCGTGGTCTAACCAAACCGTTGATGGCGATATCAGCACCTGCGTCAGCGTGGCCGAAGATTCTCAGGCCTGGCCGTTGGTCACCAGCACCAATGATAACTGCCTCGGCAGCGACTGCCCGCTCTATAAAGACTGCTTTGTGGTAAAAGCGCGGAAAAAGGCGATGGATGCTGATGTCGTTGTCGTTAACCACCATCTGTTCCTCGCCGATATGGTGGTGAAAGAGAGCGGCTTCGGCGAACTGATTCCGGAAGCGGAAGTGATGATCTTCGATGAAGCGCATCAGTTGCCGGACATCGCCAGCCAATATTTTGGTCAATCGCTCTCCAGCCGCCAGTTGCTGGATCTGGCGAAAGACATCACGATTGCTTACCGTACCGAACTGAAAGACACCCAGCAGCTACAGAAATGCGCTGACCGCCTGGCCCAGAGCGCGCAGGATTTTCGTCTGCAGCTAGGGGAGCCTGGCTATCGCGGTAACCTGCGCGAGCTCCTGGCGGATAGCAATATTCAGCGTGCTCTGCTGCTGCTCGATGATGCCCTTGAGCTGTGTTACGACGTGGCAAAATTGTCTCTCGGACGTTCAGCACTGCTTGATGCTGCTTTCGAGCGGGCGACGTTATATCGCGGGCGGCTTAAACGGCTGAAGGATACCAATCAGCCCGGCTACAGCTATTGGTACGAATGCAACTCCCGCCACTTTACGCTGGCGCTGACTCCGCTGACGGTGGCGGATAAATTTAAAGAAGTGATGGTGCAAAAACCGGGGAGTTGGATCTTTACCTCGGCGACGCTGTCGGTTAACGATGATCTGCACCATTTCACCGATCGTCTGGGGATTGGCGAAGCGCAAACGCTGCTGCTGCCCAGCCCCTTTGATTATGCTCATCAGGCGCTGCTGTGCGTACCGCGAAATTTGCCATTGCCCAATCAACCCGGTGCAGCAAGGCATCTGGCGGCGATGCTCAAACCCCTGATTGAAGCCAACGATGGTCGCTGCTTTATGCTGTGTACCTCGCACGCCATGATGCGCGATCTCGCTGAACAATTCCGCGCCACCATGACGCTGCCCGTTCTTTTGCAAGGGGAAACCAGTAAAGGCCAACTTCTGCAGCAGTTTGTTAGCGCTGGTAACGCCCTGCTGGTGGCGACCAGCAGCTTCTGGGAAGGGGTGGACGTGCGCGGTGATGCGCTCTCACTGGTGATTATCGATAAACTGCCTTTCACCTCACCGGACGATCCGCTACTCAAAGCGCGAATGGAAGACTGCCGTCTGCGCGGCGGCGACCCATTTGATGAGGTTCAGTTGCCGGATGCGGTTATCACCCTAAAACAGGGCGTCGGGCGCTTGATTCGCGATATCGACGATCGCGGCGTGCTGGTTATCTGCGACAACCGCCTGGTAATGCGTCCGTATGGCGCAACGTTCCTCGCTAGCCTGCCGCCCGCGCCGCGAACTCGCGATATCCGTCGGGCGGTGCGTTTCCTGGCGGTGCCGCCAGCGAGGTAA
- the tsaB gene encoding tRNA (adenosine(37)-N6)-threonylcarbamoyltransferase complex dimerization subunit type 1 TsaB has product MQILAIDTATEACSAALWNDGTLSAHFEICPREHTQRILPLVQDVLNESGIMLTELDALAFGRGPGSFTGVRIGIGIAQGLALGAELPMIGVSTLATMAQGAWRKTGATRVLAAIDARMGEVYWAEYQRDEQGVWHGEESEAVLKPEVVSERLQQLEGQWATVGTGWQAWPDMANDSGLTLTDGEIQLPEAQDMLPLACHLLTVGKTVAVEHAEPVYLRNEVAWKKLPGRE; this is encoded by the coding sequence ATGCAAATTTTGGCTATCGATACCGCCACAGAGGCCTGCTCTGCGGCGCTGTGGAATGATGGCACCCTCAGTGCTCATTTCGAAATCTGTCCCCGTGAACATACTCAACGGATCCTGCCGCTGGTGCAGGATGTCCTCAACGAAAGCGGCATCATGCTTACTGAACTCGACGCGCTGGCCTTTGGCCGCGGTCCAGGTAGCTTTACCGGCGTGCGTATCGGTATCGGTATTGCTCAGGGACTGGCGTTAGGCGCAGAGCTACCGATGATTGGTGTTTCCACGCTGGCAACCATGGCGCAGGGCGCGTGGCGTAAAACCGGCGCAACCCGCGTTCTGGCGGCGATTGATGCCAGAATGGGCGAAGTCTACTGGGCGGAATATCAGCGCGATGAGCAGGGTGTCTGGCATGGCGAAGAGAGCGAAGCGGTGCTCAAGCCGGAAGTCGTCAGTGAACGCCTGCAACAGCTCGAAGGGCAGTGGGCGACCGTCGGTACCGGCTGGCAGGCATGGCCAGATATGGCTAACGATTCCGGACTAACATTAACTGATGGTGAAATTCAGTTACCGGAAGCGCAGGATATGCTGCCGCTGGCTTGTCATCTGCTCACGGTGGGGAAAACCGTGGCCGTTGAGCACGCAGAACCAGTTTATTTACGTAATGAAGTCGCCTGGAAGAAACTTCCTGGCCGCGAGTGA
- a CDS encoding Slp family lipoprotein, producing MAGQKTVVRWLVATAVVATLSGCASVPDAIKGTTPTPQQDLVRVMNAPQLYVGQEARFGGKVVSVQNQQGKTRLEIATVQLDGAARPELGEPSRGRIFADVNGFIDPVDFRGQLVTVVGPIVGVVDGKVGNTPYKFMLMNASGYKRWNVVQQVVMPPQPIDPWMFGPRPWGYGYGGWGWYNPGPAEVRNVVTE from the coding sequence ATGGCGGGTCAAAAAACGGTAGTACGTTGGTTAGTCGCGACAGCGGTTGTCGCTACGCTAAGTGGATGTGCTTCGGTACCGGATGCTATTAAAGGCACTACCCCGACGCCGCAGCAAGATTTAGTCCGGGTGATGAACGCGCCGCAGCTTTACGTTGGTCAGGAAGCGCGGTTTGGCGGTAAGGTCGTTAGCGTACAGAATCAGCAGGGCAAAACTCGCTTAGAGATTGCCACTGTCCAACTGGACGGCGCAGCGCGTCCGGAACTGGGTGAACCTTCGCGTGGGCGTATTTTTGCCGATGTGAATGGTTTTATCGATCCGGTTGATTTTCGCGGTCAATTGGTGACCGTGGTTGGCCCGATAGTCGGCGTCGTGGACGGTAAAGTTGGCAACACGCCGTACAAATTTATGCTAATGAATGCCAGCGGTTACAAGCGCTGGAACGTCGTGCAGCAGGTGGTGATGCCGCCGCAGCCCATTGATCCCTGGATGTTTGGCCCGCGCCCATGGGGCTACGGATACGGCGGTTGGGGCTGGTATAACCCAGGCCCTGCAGAAGTCAGAAACGTCGTAACTGAATGA
- the fadD gene encoding long-chain-fatty-acid--CoA ligase FadD encodes MKKVWLNRYPADVPAEINPDRYQSLVELFEQSTTRYADQPAFINMGEVMTYRKLEERSRAFAAYLQEGLGLQKGDRVALMMPNLLQYPVALFGILRAGMIVVNVNPLYTPRELEHQLNDSGAAAIVIVSNFAHTLEKVVDKTQVKHVILTRMGDQLSTAKGTLVNFVVKYIKRLVPKYHLPDAISFRSALQNGYRMQYIKPEIVPQDLAFLQYTGGTTGVAKGAMLTHRNMLANLEQVNGTYGPLLHRGKELVVTALPLYHIFALTMNCLLFIELGGQNLLITNPRDIPGLVKELAKYPFTAMTGVNTLFNALLNNKEFQQLDFSSLHLSAGGGMPVQQVVAERWVKLTGQYLLEGYGLTECAPLVSVNPHDIDYHSGSIGLPVPSTEAKLVDDDDNEVAPGEPGELCVKGPQVMLGYWQRPDATAEIIKNGWLHTGDIAVMDDEGFLRIVDRKKDMILVSGFNVYPNEIEDVVMQHSGVQEVAAVGVPSGSSGEAVKIFVVKKDAALTEEMLITFCRRQLTGYKVPKLVEFREELPKSNVGKILRRELRDEARAKVDNKA; translated from the coding sequence GTGAAAAAGGTTTGGCTAAACCGTTATCCCGCGGATGTTCCTGCGGAGATAAACCCTGACCGCTATCAATCCCTGGTTGAACTGTTTGAACAATCCACCACGCGCTATGCCGACCAACCGGCATTTATCAACATGGGCGAGGTGATGACTTATCGTAAGCTGGAGGAGCGCAGCCGGGCGTTCGCCGCTTATCTTCAGGAGGGCCTGGGCCTGCAAAAAGGCGACCGCGTCGCCCTGATGATGCCCAACCTGCTGCAATACCCGGTGGCGCTATTTGGTATCCTGCGTGCGGGCATGATCGTGGTGAACGTGAACCCGCTGTACACGCCGCGTGAATTGGAACATCAGCTCAATGACAGCGGCGCCGCCGCCATTGTGATTGTCTCCAACTTTGCGCATACCCTTGAAAAGGTCGTCGATAAAACCCAGGTTAAGCACGTGATTTTAACGCGCATGGGCGATCAGCTTTCAACGGCGAAAGGTACGCTGGTTAACTTCGTGGTGAAGTACATTAAACGCCTGGTGCCAAAATACCACCTGCCGGATGCTATCTCATTTCGTAGTGCGCTGCAGAACGGTTACCGTATGCAGTATATCAAGCCCGAAATCGTCCCTCAGGATCTCGCTTTCCTCCAGTACACCGGCGGGACAACCGGCGTAGCGAAGGGGGCGATGCTGACCCACCGTAATATGCTGGCGAACCTTGAGCAGGTGAACGGCACCTACGGGCCGCTGTTGCATCGTGGAAAAGAGCTGGTGGTTACCGCGTTGCCGCTGTACCACATCTTTGCGCTGACCATGAACTGCCTGCTGTTTATTGAGCTGGGCGGGCAGAATCTGCTGATCACCAATCCGCGCGATATTCCGGGTCTGGTCAAAGAGCTGGCGAAATACCCCTTCACCGCGATGACCGGGGTGAATACCCTGTTTAACGCATTGCTCAATAACAAAGAGTTCCAGCAGCTCGATTTTTCTTCTCTGCATCTTTCTGCGGGCGGCGGGATGCCGGTGCAGCAGGTGGTTGCGGAGCGCTGGGTTAAACTGACCGGGCAATATCTTCTGGAAGGCTATGGTCTGACGGAGTGTGCGCCGTTGGTGAGCGTGAACCCGCATGACATCGACTACCACAGCGGCAGTATTGGTTTGCCGGTACCCTCGACTGAAGCCAAGCTGGTCGATGACGACGATAATGAAGTCGCGCCAGGGGAACCGGGCGAGCTGTGCGTCAAAGGCCCGCAGGTGATGCTGGGATACTGGCAGCGTCCGGACGCCACGGCTGAAATCATTAAGAATGGCTGGTTGCATACCGGCGATATCGCAGTGATGGATGATGAAGGTTTTCTGCGCATTGTTGACCGTAAGAAAGATATGATCCTCGTGTCCGGTTTCAACGTCTATCCGAATGAAATTGAAGACGTGGTGATGCAGCATTCTGGCGTTCAGGAAGTTGCTGCCGTAGGCGTACCGTCAGGAAGCAGCGGTGAAGCGGTGAAAATCTTCGTGGTGAAAAAAGACGCCGCGCTGACGGAAGAGATGCTGATTACCTTTTGCCGCCGTCAACTGACCGGTTACAAAGTACCTAAGCTGGTCGAGTTTCGTGAGGAATTGCCGAAATCCAACGTCGGCAAAATTTTACGTCGAGAACTACGTGACGAAGCTCGCGCTAAAGTAGACAATAAAGCCTGA
- the rnd gene encoding ribonuclease D → MITTDDGLRAICEAASAVPAVALDTEFVRTRTYYPQLGLLQLFDGEQVSLIDPLVITDWAPMRELLLNQNVTKFLHAGSEDLEVFLNAFHLMPQPLIDTQILAAFCGRPMSWGFAAMVEEYTGVALDKSESRTDWLARPLTERQCIYAAADVWYLLPIASKLMAETESAGWLSAALDECQLMQQRRQEIQDPAQAWRDIGNAWQLRTRQLGCLQLLADWRLRKARERDLAVNFVVREEHLWNVARYMPGSLGELDSLGLSGSEIRFHGKTLISLVEKAQALPEDALPEPLQNLIDMPGYRKVFKDIKALVQAVSAEKGVSAELLASRRQINQLLNWHWGLKNGNGQPELVSGWRGELMADRLNALLSE, encoded by the coding sequence ATGATCACCACCGACGATGGCCTGCGCGCCATCTGTGAAGCGGCAAGCGCGGTCCCGGCGGTTGCGCTGGATACAGAGTTTGTCCGCACCCGCACCTATTATCCGCAGCTCGGTCTGCTCCAGTTATTCGACGGTGAACAGGTTTCTCTGATTGACCCTTTGGTTATCACCGACTGGGCGCCAATGCGTGAACTGCTGTTGAATCAAAATGTGACTAAATTTCTGCATGCTGGCAGCGAAGATTTAGAAGTGTTTCTCAACGCATTTCATCTGATGCCACAACCGCTGATCGATACGCAAATTCTGGCCGCTTTTTGCGGTCGCCCGATGTCATGGGGATTTGCTGCGATGGTTGAAGAGTATACTGGCGTAGCGCTGGACAAGAGCGAATCTCGTACCGACTGGCTGGCACGTCCGCTGACCGAACGCCAGTGCATTTATGCCGCAGCTGACGTCTGGTACCTGCTACCGATTGCCAGCAAATTGATGGCCGAGACCGAAAGTGCAGGCTGGCTCTCTGCGGCGCTGGATGAATGTCAACTGATGCAACAGCGCCGTCAGGAAATCCAGGACCCTGCACAGGCGTGGCGCGACATCGGCAATGCCTGGCAACTGCGTACCCGTCAATTGGGCTGTTTGCAACTGCTGGCTGACTGGCGTTTACGCAAAGCCCGTGAGCGCGATCTGGCCGTCAACTTTGTGGTTCGTGAAGAGCATCTGTGGAACGTGGCGCGTTATATGCCAGGCAGCCTGGGTGAGCTGGATAGCCTGGGATTATCGGGTAGTGAAATTCGCTTCCATGGCAAAACGCTGATAAGTCTCGTCGAAAAAGCGCAGGCGCTGCCGGAAGACGCGTTACCAGAGCCGCTACAGAACCTGATTGATATGCCGGGCTATCGCAAGGTGTTTAAGGACATTAAAGCGCTTGTACAGGCTGTCAGCGCCGAGAAAGGGGTCAGCGCAGAGCTGTTGGCGTCAAGACGACAGATTAACCAACTGTTGAACTGGCACTGGGGGCTGAAAAACGGCAACGGTCAACCGGAACTCGTTTCCGGCTGGCGTGGAGAATTGATGGCCGATCGTCTGAATGCATTATTAAGCGAGTAG
- the minE gene encoding cell division topological specificity factor MinE, with product MALLDFFLSRKKNTANIAKERLQIIVAERRRGDAEPHYLPQLRKDILEVICKYVQIDPEMVSVQLEQRDGDISILELNVTLPETEESKP from the coding sequence ATGGCATTACTCGACTTTTTTCTCTCGCGGAAAAAGAACACGGCCAATATTGCGAAAGAGCGCCTGCAGATCATCGTTGCAGAGCGTCGTCGCGGCGATGCCGAACCGCATTATCTGCCGCAGCTGCGCAAAGATATTCTGGAAGTGATTTGTAAATACGTGCAGATCGACCCGGAAATGGTCAGCGTACAGTTGGAGCAGAGAGACGGTGATATTTCGATTCTGGAGTTGAACGTGACTCTGCCGGAAACCGAAGAGTCGAAACCCTGA
- the minD gene encoding septum site-determining protein MinD, which yields MARIIVVTSGKGGVGKTTSSAAIATGLAQKGKKTVVIDFDIGLRNLDLIMGCERRVVYDFVNVIQGDATLNQALIKDKRTENLFILPASQTRDKDALTREGVDKVLEELKKMEFDFVVCDSPAGIETGALMALYFADEAIITTNPEVSSVRDSDRILGILASKSRRAERGEDPIKEHLLLTRYNPGRVNKGDMLSMEDVLEILRINLVGVIPEDQSVLRASNQGEPVILDDASDAGKAYADTVERLLGEERPFRFIEEEKKGFLKRLFGG from the coding sequence ATGGCACGCATTATTGTTGTGACTTCGGGTAAAGGAGGCGTTGGCAAGACCACCTCCAGCGCGGCCATCGCTACTGGTTTGGCGCAGAAGGGAAAGAAAACGGTCGTTATCGACTTCGATATTGGCCTGCGTAACCTTGACCTGATTATGGGCTGCGAGCGCCGGGTCGTTTATGACTTCGTTAACGTCATCCAGGGTGATGCCACGTTGAACCAGGCGCTCATCAAAGATAAGCGCACTGAGAATCTCTTTATCCTCCCGGCTTCCCAGACGCGTGATAAAGACGCGCTGACACGCGAAGGCGTGGATAAAGTTCTCGAAGAACTGAAAAAGATGGAATTCGATTTTGTCGTCTGTGATTCCCCTGCAGGCATCGAAACCGGTGCACTGATGGCGCTCTACTTTGCTGATGAAGCCATCATCACCACCAACCCGGAAGTCTCCTCCGTTCGTGACTCCGACCGTATCCTCGGTATTCTGGCCTCCAAATCCCGCCGGGCAGAAAGAGGCGAAGATCCGATTAAAGAGCATCTGCTGCTGACGCGTTACAACCCAGGCCGCGTTAACAAAGGCGACATGTTGAGCATGGAAGACGTGCTGGAAATTCTGCGCATCAATCTGGTGGGCGTGATTCCGGAAGATCAGTCCGTACTGCGCGCATCTAACCAGGGTGAACCGGTTATTCTGGATGATGCCTCAGATGCGGGTAAAGCCTATGCCGATACGGTTGAACGTCTGCTCGGAGAAGAACGTCCTTTCCGCTTCATTGAAGAAGAGAAGAAAGGTTTCCTCAAACGCCTGTTCGGAGGATAA
- the minC gene encoding septum site-determining protein MinC, whose product MSNTPIELKGSSFTLSVVHLHDANPEVIRQALEDKIAQAPAFLRHAPVVVNISSIEDAVDWRALHEAIVVTGLRIMGVSGCKLPRLKTEIDRAGIPLLTEGKEKITRQAAPEPVAPPPVVNQITKTRLIDQPVRSGQRIYAPHCDLIVTNHVSAGAELIADGNIHVYGMMRGRALAGAGGDRDAQIFCTNLSAELVSIAGEYWLSDNIPAEFYGKAARLRLGGSALTIQSLN is encoded by the coding sequence ATGTCAAATACGCCAATCGAACTTAAGGGCAGTAGCTTCACCTTATCTGTGGTTCATTTGCACGATGCAAATCCCGAGGTTATTCGTCAGGCGTTAGAAGACAAAATCGCCCAGGCCCCCGCCTTTTTACGTCATGCTCCGGTGGTTGTGAATATTAGCAGCATTGAAGATGCCGTCGACTGGCGCGCTCTTCATGAAGCGATTGTGGTCACCGGTTTGCGTATTATGGGTGTGAGCGGGTGTAAACTTCCTCGCCTGAAAACGGAAATTGACCGCGCCGGGATCCCTTTATTAACCGAAGGGAAAGAAAAAATAACCCGTCAGGCTGCGCCAGAGCCTGTCGCCCCGCCGCCAGTTGTTAATCAGATCACAAAAACGCGTTTGATTGATCAGCCGGTACGTTCCGGTCAGCGCATTTATGCGCCACACTGTGATCTAATTGTTACAAACCATGTGAGTGCCGGAGCGGAACTTATCGCCGATGGTAATATTCATGTCTATGGCATGATGCGGGGACGGGCGCTTGCCGGGGCTGGCGGCGACAGAGATGCCCAAATATTTTGCACTAACCTCTCGGCGGAACTGGTGTCCATCGCGGGGGAATACTGGCTGAGTGATAACATTCCGGCCGAATTTTATGGCAAAGCGGCGCGCCTGCGTTTGGGCGGCAGCGCTTTGACAATTCAATCGTTGAATTAA
- a CDS encoding YcgL domain-containing protein, with the protein MFCVIYRSTKREQTYLYVEKRDDFSRVPDELMQGFGTPKLAMILPLDGRKKTIHADLDKVKLALIEQGYYLQLPPPTENLLKKHLAEQGNKSD; encoded by the coding sequence ATGTTTTGTGTGATCTATCGAAGTACTAAACGTGAGCAAACCTATTTATATGTCGAAAAAAGGGACGATTTCTCCCGCGTTCCCGACGAATTAATGCAAGGCTTCGGTACACCAAAATTGGCAATGATTCTGCCGCTTGATGGGCGGAAAAAAACCATTCACGCCGACCTGGATAAGGTGAAACTGGCCCTGATCGAACAAGGCTATTACCTGCAACTTCCCCCTCCGACTGAAAATTTACTCAAGAAACACCTGGCGGAACAGGGGAATAAATCTGATTAA
- a CDS encoding fumarylacetoacetate hydrolase family protein produces the protein MYQHHNWQGALLDYPVSKVVCVGSNYANHIKEMGSATPDEPVLFIKPETALCDIRQPLVLPEGLGSVHHEIELAVLIGGTLRQATEDHVLKAIAGYGVALDLTLRDLQGKLKKAGQPWEKAKGFDNSCPISGFVPAAEFHGDAQNTPLSLKINGDVRQQGTTADMIHKIVPLIAYMSRFFTLKAGDVVLTGTPEGVGPLSSGDELEVGFNGLLLTTRVL, from the coding sequence ATGTACCAACATCATAACTGGCAGGGCGCGTTACTGGATTATCCGGTGAGTAAAGTGGTTTGCGTGGGCAGCAACTATGCCAACCACATTAAGGAGATGGGCAGTGCAACGCCGGACGAGCCGGTGCTGTTTATTAAACCTGAAACGGCGCTATGCGATATCCGCCAGCCGTTGGTGCTTCCTGAAGGATTGGGTTCGGTACATCATGAAATCGAATTGGCGGTGCTGATTGGCGGCACGCTGCGTCAGGCAACCGAAGATCATGTGCTAAAAGCCATCGCGGGTTATGGCGTGGCGCTGGATCTGACTCTGCGTGACCTGCAGGGTAAATTGAAAAAAGCCGGTCAGCCGTGGGAAAAGGCGAAGGGTTTTGATAACTCCTGTCCAATCTCCGGATTTGTTCCTGCGGCAGAATTTCACGGCGACGCGCAAAACACGCCGTTGAGCCTGAAGATTAATGGTGATGTGCGCCAGCAGGGCACTACCGCTGACATGATCCATAAAATTGTGCCGCTGATTGCCTACATGTCGCGCTTCTTCACTCTGAAGGCGGGTGATGTGGTGCTGACCGGCACGCCGGAAGGCGTAGGTCCGCTAAGCAGCGGCGACGAACTGGAAGTGGGTTTCAACGGATTATTGTTGACCACCCGCGTGCTGTAA
- a CDS encoding YcgN family cysteine cluster protein, translating into MSEQPFWQQKTLDEMTDAEWESLCDGCGQCCLHKLMDEDTDEIYFTNVACRQLNIKTCQCRNYERRFEYEPDCIKLTRDNLPTFEWLPPSCAYRLLAEGKPLPHWHPLLTGSKAAMHGERISVRHIAVKESTVVDWQDHILNKPDWAQ; encoded by the coding sequence ATGAGCGAACAACCTTTCTGGCAACAAAAAACACTGGATGAAATGACCGACGCGGAGTGGGAATCACTGTGTGACGGCTGCGGACAGTGCTGCCTGCATAAGCTGATGGATGAGGATACCGACGAAATCTACTTTACTAACGTCGCCTGCCGTCAGCTTAATATCAAAACCTGTCAGTGCCGCAACTACGAGCGCCGCTTCGAATATGAACCGGACTGCATTAAGCTAACCCGTGACAATTTACCGACGTTTGAATGGCTGCCGCCGAGCTGTGCTTACCGCTTACTGGCTGAAGGTAAACCGCTGCCGCATTGGCACCCGTTGTTGACCGGCTCGAAGGCCGCGATGCATGGCGAACGTATCTCCGTTCGCCATATTGCGGTGAAAGAATCCACCGTGGTTGACTGGCAGGATCATATTCTGAATAAACCGGACTGGGCGCAGTAA
- a CDS encoding DUF1971 domain-containing protein → MSHLRIPANWKVKRSTPFFTKQNVPAALLTHHNTAAGVFGQLCVMEGTVTYYGFADEQATEPEAKVIINAGQFATSPPQYWHRIELSDDAQFNINFWVEDDTDGESGLFHARKN, encoded by the coding sequence ATGTCTCATCTGCGTATTCCCGCTAACTGGAAAGTAAAACGCTCCACCCCGTTCTTTACCAAACAAAACGTTCCTGCCGCTCTGCTGACGCACCACAACACCGCTGCGGGTGTTTTCGGTCAACTTTGCGTGATGGAGGGGACGGTAACCTATTACGGTTTCGCCGATGAGCAGGCGACGGAACCAGAGGCGAAGGTGATCATCAATGCCGGTCAGTTCGCCACCAGCCCACCACAATACTGGCATCGCATCGAGCTAAGCGATGATGCACAGTTCAATATTAACTTCTGGGTCGAAGACGATACCGACGGTGAAAGCGGGCTATTCCACGCCAGGAAAAATTAA
- the dsbB gene encoding disulfide bond formation protein DsbB, giving the protein MLRFLNQCSRGRGAWLLMALTAFILELVALWFQHVMLLQPCVLCIYERSALFGVMGAGIVGAIAPKSPLRYIAIVIWLYSALRGLQLAWEHTMIQLHPSPFQTCDFAARFPTWLPLDKWLPQVFVATGDCSVRQWEFLTLEMPQWLVGIFAAYLVIGVLVLIAQPFKPKKRDLFGR; this is encoded by the coding sequence ATGTTGCGATTTTTAAACCAGTGCTCAAGGGGACGCGGTGCCTGGCTCCTGATGGCGCTAACCGCGTTTATTCTTGAATTGGTTGCATTGTGGTTCCAGCACGTGATGTTGCTACAACCGTGCGTGCTGTGTATTTACGAACGCAGTGCGTTGTTCGGTGTGATGGGTGCTGGTATTGTCGGCGCCATTGCCCCGAAATCACCGCTGCGCTATATAGCGATAGTTATCTGGCTCTACAGCGCCTTACGCGGGCTACAGCTGGCATGGGAGCACACCATGATTCAGCTTCACCCTTCCCCCTTCCAGACCTGCGATTTTGCCGCGCGCTTCCCAACCTGGCTGCCGCTGGATAAATGGCTGCCTCAGGTATTCGTCGCTACCGGCGACTGTTCCGTGCGCCAGTGGGAGTTCCTGACGCTGGAAATGCCGCAGTGGCTGGTTGGGATCTTTGCCGCCTATCTGGTTATCGGCGTACTGGTGCTTATCGCTCAGCCGTTTAAGCCGAAAAAGCGCGATCTCTTCGGCCGCTAA